AAATATGTGcagataaagaaaatggGTTGTCGCATTTTAATCTTTCTATTCAAGTCTATAATGAACCTTGAGATGTCAATAGCAACTTGTACACAAAGATTAGACTTTGATTTTAGTAATAAAGTAATTTTCTCTGAAGCCTCTGTTTTAGAGTTATTCAAGTAAGCATAAAAGATCATAAAGGGTCGGTATATGACCATtttcaaatacaaataGTAGATTCGAATCCAAAACCATTCTCTACAAGCATTAGCGTCGGTATTTTGCAAAAGCAAATCGCTGACCTGGGATTCCTTCAATAAAGGATCTGAGCAACCCAAATACTTGTTGTCAATGTCAGTGGAGAGCTTCTCCACTGATTTTAATACTGCAAGCAAATCACTTTCGGAGTCATATAGCTGCGAATGAATCCTCGAGCAGTTGGCTCCAAAATAGACTCTGAGCTCCATATGCTGATGATGTATTGCAAATCTGTCCTTGTTTCCATATCCCAGTGCTGTAAAAGCATCCTCTGGTACCATAGGAATCAGCATATCCTCTCTTGAGCAACTTGGACGTCCCACGCAGAAACTCCAATAATTTTCCCATTGCCAAGCGCAAGTCCACACTCGACATTGGTGCTGAGATTCGAATTTCGTCAATTTATGTAAACCAAGAGCTATTGCTATTCTGACAGAATAGCCTGAGTATAGATAGGACTGGGCAGTATCACCTAAATTACACGCACTTAAGCTCATAAGGAATATTATTCTAACTGCATCAAAAGAAACCTCCGTGAATATTTCAGGAACAGTCCGAATCGAGAGCTCAAAGAAACCTCTCGCAAGAGGcaaagttgatgaagcACTGCAATGGGTGGACTCAAAGTAAGATGCTGCTGCTCCGATAGAAAGCACTAAGTATAATAAAGCTTTTCTGTGCTTGGGAGCAGAGCCCTGTTTCCATGTTGTGACAGAGAGATCAAACAAGTCTTCGCCGGTAAATATTGGGCAAGGAATATGCCATGTTTCCAAGAATGCTGTGATCAACTGATTAACCGTTTCTACTGATATCGTACTTAAAGTACAGTCAAAATCCTCGGCAGGATTGGATAATACCATCAAATTCATTCCGAATCTACGCAACCCTTGATCCTCGTCAATAGGAGTGGTGTTCTTACCCAACAACCTCAAGTAATCGTTCAACTGGTTGACGAAAGAGAAGTTACTTGCGGGCCCAAAGTACTCCattgtggaagaattgaCGCTGGATTTTCTAACTGATAAGAACGTAGGCATATCCAAAACCTCCTGTCCACACTTTCCTGGAGAGACGGGCTTTTGATGCAAATCTGTTGATGTGGCATCGACGTCAATATTCCCTCTATCTACCACTTTTTTGGATTGTCTAGTTTTCTCTCTATAAATGCACGGATCGCCATATTTCTTGCAATAAGAACATACGGACTCGCCAGAGCATTTTATCTTTCTCTGTCGGCAGTTGTCACACGCTTTCAAGATACGGGTATGCCGTATTTTGAATGGAGTAGCAGACATTATTTTATGGCAGTAGAGCACACAACAACAGGCAGGTAGACAGTGCTACTGCGAACAACGAAATCAGAGGATAGCACCCATGCAATCTTATCTTTTCATTAGGATCGAGTCGCAATGTGGTGCCTTTATATAATGATGGAACCTCGATAACTGTTTATAATTGCCTGTGTGCACCATCTGTTGCTTATGCAGTCCTCAAACGTATGCAGATCTTGTCTAAAGTCCGTTACAATCACGTTTACTTGGTCACCTGATTACTCCTTAATCGTGCTCTTGTTTCGTTGATGTAACATAATATACAGGATCTCTGATTATCAGCTTCGGATTGCACGTATATAAGTGCCCAAGAGAATTGATGGTATTCGCTGGTCATAACTTTTGAGAGCAAGAAGATATGAAATTCATTCAGGTTCAAACAGAATTAAATAACTCTTTGGTGATTAATATAAGGTCCAAATCCATTTCCCTATATAAAAGGAAAGCCGGCCCCTAAATATAGGTTGTCCATCGTTTGTTGTATTCTCCCTCCAAAAATACAACACATCAATACTACTGGCACCTCCAATAACACATCCACAAGAAACATATGCCTATGATATTAATACTATGTGCATGTACTTCTCTTTTCTCTACAATTTGAAACTGCTCTCATTCGAATATCTAAAAGCTCacaattttccaattctaacttctccagaatCACATAACTCCACTACCAATCTTTCAAATCTGTAATAGCTCAATTGCTACCTTTTATTTACTTTGTACTACATTATGCTATCATAACTTTTGCCTTGTATTTATAACTCTTCGCAATTACTGAATAATAGGTACTGCTAGTCTTTTTAAGAAGAATGCGAAATATACTTAAAAATCACTAATTGCAGCAACAATTCTATTTCTAAAAGTAATACCATTCGATTGTCCTCATTCAACCAAATCTTTGAACTTTCAATCTTACAAATTTTAATGCTCTAACCTTATAATTATGGACATACGATCAACGTTCACAATATACTAAGGCTCATTCAATTTAAATGTTGTATTGGCCTGTTTCGAAGATCTTTCTTATTCTCAAATGCACTCACACGTAACTTTTCAACCCATTTATAtagaaatttcaaatattcATCGGTTAGATATGAAGTTAGGAAGGATTATCATTCTAGTAATGGTTTTGAATACATTCACTATAGCAGATGACCAGGTACATCAGAACTCACAACCTTATTGTGATGCTGGAACACTGACACTGCACCAGATAAAGTTTAAAATATCGGCCCCAAATTGACTCGTAATCGTTATAAAGCTGCTAGAGCCGCTGTAGTAGTTGCTTCAGCAGCGGAAGTTGGGGGTGGAATAACATTCTGGCCCAATGCTTATCCTAGAATGCACCGATACACTGAGAGACAAAGATGACCAACCTATTTGCATGTGTCCTCGCTGTAAGAGGTTCAAGTCTATTTACAATAGTCCAAATTCCATTGTGGTTGCCGTTTACGCGTATGACACCTGAAGTCGAACTTGTGAAAAGTCCAAGAGAAGCTTCAAGAAGCGAAGCGAGAAGATTTGTTTGATACATACTTACAAATGATCTTGATAGCAGTTCACTTAATGACTACCTTACAAAACTACTAATTCCTTGTCATAGATATCCATTAAGTGTTGGGAGGTGACCAGTTAAATAAACGTGGAACAGTCCGGATAGTACTCGATAGTGGGCCCGACACCACCTATCACCAGTTCACATTCGATTCCTTAAATAATGTAAATACGGTTGGGTGTATAGACGAGGGCATATTAAGGCTTAATTCTGAAGATTAACCCAGGAAATAATACAACAAAAGTCTACGACAGTTTTTAAGTAAGCGGGTGTATAATAATGGTAATGATTTGCTCCGCTCTTAGCTCTTCTGATAGCATGATTGTCTTGGGCAATTACCTAGAGTAGCACCTTTACACTCTGATTTCTCACAGGGGCAATAGTATATTCATAATAATGCCATATCTCTGATTATAACCTCTCGCAATTGTTCCGCAAATTATACTACATTGTATGCTGCAGCCATATTTGGTAACTTTTGTGTGCTTTAGTGTACTCTTCCAATAAACACAGGGCTGTGAATATGCGACCGAGCCACAATGATAATGTGAAAGCAGATATCATTGCAAATATCATCGCAATTAGTAAACAAAGTTTAAAAGACAAGCCGACAGTAGAGACAATTGCACCCATCGGTAATAATTTGGGTTATTGTGCAGGATGTCGGCCCTTGGCTTATTTTTTCCACCATTAGGAAGGACAATACAAAAAATCCCTCACATTATACCGACAGCGCGGCTGACATATTGGCAACACAGACTGCAGGCAGCGGTTTCTCCATCGCGGCCATTTTGATCACTTCCAGAGCAAGACGTCAGTATCCATACATTGTAATACGAGTCAATCCAGCAGCAGTCACTTGCTGCACTTGCAGAGGAGATCACCGGTTTTCGCAGATATTATTGCAATGTGGTGCCTAGGTGCCGTCGATGGGACGAGAAGGGCCTTATCTCATCTCAACATTAGCCACAAAATAAAAATCACTCCACAAAAAATTTGAGAAATGAATGGGGCTAGCGCATCAATTTAAGAAGAGGATACGAAGTTCAATATATACGACTTAAGTATAGACATCTCTCTTTTATTACAGCTCTTGGGATTAAgatcattttcttcaaatttggTTTGCTCACCGTTTGTAACCATATTCCCTTGTACTCCCTGGATGAAGCTCGTCTTCTTGGACTAACAGTACCGATAAATAGAGCCGATGAGTGAGCCATATATAGGAAATCGGCTGAAGTCACCGAAAAATTGGCTCTAATTTGACGCATTAACAGCCTGAAAAAATATTATGCGTACATAACAATGCCGAATAACATTTCTTTACCCTAAAAAGCAGGAGGATCACATGTATTATGCACCATCTCAAGCCACAAGAAGCCGATGTTGATTATCCGCTAGGAGTATATAAATGGATCAGTATGGACGCCTCTTTTGAAATGTTAGATACACTTAGTTTTcattaatttttcattaattTCATTCCATCATATATAAGATTATCATGGATCCAAATCATACAATTAGCGCATCGGAAGATGACGACTCGAACACCATTGACAATGCCTCTCTCGACTCCGAAAAGGTGCAATCTTACGGTGATGCCTTGAACAcagaacaagaacaccAGAACTTGACACCACACAGGTCTATCAGCAGAATCTTACATTCCATTAACAGTCGTGAGTctgaagacaaagaagatagagaagagttgaagaagttaatctccaacaacaagGGTGTCGAAAGAATTATTtctgaattggaagaaggtaccggtAGATTAGGTCCTTTGGAACAGCCTTACGACTTAAAGAGAATAACAACCCAGGCTGACCCTAATAGTGATTTCAATGAAGCCGATCCCTGGAAATATCCCCTTGATTCAGAATCGGGATTGAGAATTGTCGAGTTTGTTCCAAATGACGAAAAGAACCCAAAGAACTTATCTATAACCACCAAGTGGGTGTACACTGGTGTATTGGGTTTCATGTGTTTTGTGGTGGCTCTTGGTTCTGCCATTGTCACGGGTGATTTAGAAAGACCAGCTGAATACTTTGGAGTAAGTCAAGAAGTCATTATTTTAGCTTCCGTAACGGTATTCGTCATTGGTTTCGGTGTTGGTCCATTACTTTTCGCACCAATGTCAGAAGAAGTCGGAAGAAAGCCTATATATGCAACAACTTTGGctattgctgttgtttTCATTGTGCCATGTGGTGCAGCTAAGAACATCGGTACTTTACTTGTTTGCCG
This window of the Scheffersomyces stipitis CBS 6054 chromosome 6, complete sequence genome carries:
- a CDS encoding zinc finger protein (go_component nucleus~go_function transcription factor activity; zinc ion binding; DNA binding~go_process regulation of transcription, DNA-dependent; transcription), with amino-acid sequence MSATPFKIRHTRILKACDNCRQRKIKCSGESVCSYCKKYGDPCIYREKTRQSKKVVDRGNIDCGQEVLDMPTFLSVRKSSVNSSTMEYFGPASNFSFVNQLNDYLRLLGKNTTPIDEDQGLRRFGMNLMVLSNPAEDFDCTLSTISVETVNQLITAFLETWHIPCPIFTGEDLFDLSVTTWKQGSAPKHRKALLYLVLSIGAAASYFESTHCSASSTLPLARGFFELSIRTVPEIFTEVSFDAVRIIFLMSLSACNLGDTAQSYLYSGYSVRIAIALGLHKLTKFESQHQCRVWTCAWQWENYWSFCVGRPSCSREDMSIPMVPEDAFTASGYGNKDRFAIHHQHMELRVYFGANCSRIHSQLYDSESDLLAVLKSVEKLSTDIDNKYLGCSDPLLKESQVSDLLLQNTDANACREWFWIRIYYLYLKMVIYRPFMIFYAYLNNSKTEASEKITLLLKSKSNLCVQVAIDISRFIIDLNRKIKMRQPIFFICTYLESASTILLFFIISNRDNIPDTLAESIWEVLQDTCAFLSGSSGPYVGSIKIIANDALKSLHDILLSNNSEIAERTYFGKVLQGVPNHSPDSNVLTEPSSDATSRFNAEKDAQLGDMSTYGLEDFWQQTLDWISIT